The following coding sequences lie in one Mycobacterium sp. Z3061 genomic window:
- a CDS encoding AMP-binding protein produces the protein MVGSSIPAVLRERASLNPNAPALTYINYDQEWEGVEETLTWAQLHRRTLNIAEQLKQNGAPGDRALILAPQGLEYVVGFLGALQAGFIGVPLSVPYGGAHDERTISVLADTAPSVILTTSAAVGNVKECVEPQAGENPPAILEVDLLDLDSRPKSSRPGSAADEGSRTSYLQYTSGSTRTPAGVTVSNANVFANFEQIMADFFVNEGGVPPADLDVVSWLPLYHDMGLLLGAIMPILAGRRTVLTSPVAFLQRPARWPQLMARYGTTISAGPNFAFDIAVRKTSDEDLAGFDLSGVHTVLNGSERVQPATLKRFADRFARFGFAAKALRPAYGMAEATVYIATRKVGDPPEIVDFDSEKLPDGHAVRVEKGSGTPLVSYGVPKSQLVRIVDGDTSTECPEGTVGEIWVLGGNVASGYWEKPETTANTFGATIVNPSEGTPAGPWLRTGDSGFLSGGELFIMGRIKDLLIVYGRNHSPDDIEATIQEISAGRCAAIAVPQDGVEKLAAIVEIKQKSEESAEDMAERLGVLKRDITAAIFDSHGLNVADLVLVSPGSIPITTSGKIRRQQSVQMYEDKAFARLDA, from the coding sequence GTGGTTGGCTCTTCTATCCCCGCTGTGCTGCGCGAACGCGCCAGCCTGAATCCCAACGCCCCGGCGCTCACCTACATCAACTACGACCAGGAGTGGGAAGGCGTCGAAGAGACGCTGACCTGGGCGCAGTTGCACCGCCGCACGCTCAACATCGCCGAGCAGCTCAAGCAGAACGGTGCGCCCGGTGACCGGGCGCTGATCCTTGCGCCCCAGGGCCTCGAATACGTCGTCGGATTCCTGGGCGCGCTGCAGGCCGGTTTCATCGGTGTCCCGCTGTCGGTGCCCTACGGCGGCGCCCACGACGAGCGGACCATTTCCGTGCTGGCCGACACCGCACCGTCGGTGATCCTGACCACCTCGGCCGCCGTCGGCAACGTCAAGGAATGTGTCGAGCCGCAGGCGGGTGAAAATCCACCGGCGATCCTGGAAGTCGATCTGCTGGACCTCGATTCCCGGCCGAAGTCCTCCCGCCCGGGCAGTGCCGCCGACGAGGGGTCGCGAACGTCGTACCTGCAGTACACGTCCGGCTCGACGCGCACACCCGCCGGCGTCACGGTCTCCAACGCCAACGTGTTCGCCAATTTCGAACAGATCATGGCCGACTTCTTCGTCAACGAGGGCGGTGTGCCGCCCGCCGACCTGGACGTGGTGTCCTGGCTGCCGCTCTACCACGACATGGGCCTGCTGCTCGGGGCGATCATGCCGATCCTGGCCGGCCGGCGCACGGTGCTGACCAGTCCGGTGGCGTTCCTGCAGCGTCCGGCCCGCTGGCCGCAGCTGATGGCCCGCTACGGGACCACCATCTCCGCCGGACCGAATTTCGCGTTCGACATCGCCGTCCGCAAGACCTCCGACGAGGATCTGGCCGGGTTCGATCTGAGTGGCGTGCACACCGTCCTCAACGGCAGTGAGCGGGTCCAGCCGGCGACTCTGAAGCGATTCGCCGACCGCTTCGCCCGGTTCGGCTTTGCCGCCAAAGCGTTGCGGCCGGCCTACGGCATGGCCGAAGCGACGGTGTACATCGCCACCCGCAAGGTCGGCGACCCACCCGAGATCGTGGATTTCGATTCCGAGAAGCTGCCGGACGGCCATGCGGTACGGGTTGAAAAGGGAAGCGGCACACCGCTTGTCAGCTACGGCGTGCCGAAGTCGCAACTTGTCCGGATCGTCGACGGTGACACCTCTACCGAGTGCCCGGAGGGTACGGTCGGCGAGATCTGGGTGCTGGGCGGCAACGTCGCGTCCGGTTACTGGGAGAAGCCGGAGACGACGGCCAACACGTTCGGGGCGACGATCGTCAACCCGTCGGAAGGCACGCCGGCGGGTCCGTGGCTGCGCACCGGAGATTCCGGATTTCTTTCCGGCGGTGAGCTTTTCATCATGGGCCGGATCAAGGATCTGCTGATCGTCTACGGCCGCAACCATTCTCCCGACGACATCGAAGCGACCATCCAGGAGATCAGCGCCGGCCGGTGCGCGGCGATCGCGGTTCCGCAGGACGGCGTCGAGAAGCTGGCCGCCATCGTCGAGATCAAACAGAAGAGCGAGGAGTCGGCGGAAGACATGGCGGAGCGCCTCGGGGTGCTCAAGCGCGACATCACCGCCGCGATCTTCGACTCGCACGGGCTGAACGTCGCCGATCTGGTGCTGGTGTCGCCCGGGTCGATCCCGATCACCACCAGCGGCAAGATCCGCCGGCAGCAGTCGGTGCAGATGTACGAGGACAAGGCGTTCGCCCGGCTGGACGCCTGA
- a CDS encoding carboxymuconolactone decarboxylase family protein encodes MSKPARIPLLPVEEARAAADEAGVPDYMAELSIFQTLLNHPQLARVLNDLLATMLWHGTLDRRLRELAIMRIGWLTECNYEWTQHWRVASRLGVSAEDLLGVRDWQGHNGFGPTERAVLAATDDVVRDGAVSAASWAACERELGGEKTVLIELVTVIGAWRMVASILQSLEVPLEDGVAAWPPDGRAPSSADR; translated from the coding sequence ATGAGCAAGCCCGCCCGGATACCGCTGCTGCCTGTCGAGGAGGCCAGGGCCGCCGCCGATGAAGCCGGCGTGCCGGACTACATGGCCGAGCTCAGCATCTTCCAGACGCTGCTGAACCATCCGCAGTTGGCCCGGGTGCTCAACGACCTGCTCGCCACCATGCTCTGGCACGGCACCCTCGACCGCAGACTGCGTGAGCTGGCGATCATGCGCATCGGGTGGCTGACCGAGTGCAACTACGAGTGGACCCAGCACTGGCGGGTGGCCTCGCGCCTCGGCGTGTCTGCCGAGGACCTGTTGGGTGTGCGGGATTGGCAGGGCCACAACGGGTTCGGGCCCACCGAGCGAGCCGTGCTGGCGGCCACCGACGACGTCGTGCGCGACGGCGCGGTAAGCGCCGCGAGCTGGGCGGCCTGCGAACGCGAATTGGGTGGTGAAAAAACGGTTCTCATCGAGCTGGTCACCGTCATCGGCGCGTGGCGGATGGTCGCGTCGATTCTGCAGAGCCTGGAGGTTCCGCTGGAGGACGGGGTGGCCGCCTGGCCGCCCGACGGCCGGGCCCCCTCGTCGGCTGATCGGTAG
- a CDS encoding nitronate monooxygenase family protein has product MRTRVAEMLGVEFPICAFSHCRDVVAAVTNAGGFGVLGATAHSPKRLESELTWIEEQTHGKPYGVDLLLPPKYVGADTGGVNSRQAQDLLPAEHRAFVDDILTRYGVAPHAEQEEVIRGGLNISPKGYEPLLEVAFNHNIRLIASALGPPPHDLVERAHSHDVLVAALAGTTEHARRHAAAGVDLIVAQGTEAGGHTGEVSTMVLVPEVVDAVAPTPVLAAGGIARGRQIAAALALGAEGVWCGSVWLTTEEAETAPVVKDKFLAAKSSDTVRSRSMTGKPARMLRTAWTEEWERPDTPDPLGMPLQTALITDSQVRINQAAAHPGAKARDLATYFVGQVVGSLDRVRPTRAVVLDMVEEYIDTITRLTDVT; this is encoded by the coding sequence ATGCGAACCAGAGTTGCCGAGATGCTCGGCGTCGAGTTTCCGATCTGCGCCTTCAGTCACTGCCGCGACGTAGTGGCCGCGGTGACCAACGCGGGCGGGTTCGGGGTACTCGGAGCGACCGCCCACAGTCCGAAGCGGCTGGAGAGTGAGCTCACCTGGATCGAGGAGCAGACGCACGGCAAGCCCTATGGAGTGGATCTGCTGCTGCCGCCGAAGTACGTCGGGGCCGACACCGGCGGCGTCAACTCACGACAGGCCCAGGATCTGTTGCCGGCCGAGCATCGGGCGTTCGTCGACGACATCCTGACGCGTTACGGCGTCGCGCCGCACGCCGAGCAGGAAGAGGTGATCAGGGGAGGGCTCAACATCTCTCCCAAGGGCTATGAACCGCTGCTCGAAGTCGCCTTCAACCACAACATCCGGTTGATCGCCAGCGCGCTCGGGCCGCCGCCGCACGACCTGGTCGAGCGGGCACACAGCCACGACGTACTGGTGGCCGCGCTGGCCGGTACCACCGAGCACGCGCGGCGGCACGCGGCGGCGGGGGTGGACCTGATCGTCGCGCAGGGCACCGAGGCGGGCGGGCACACCGGCGAGGTGTCGACCATGGTGCTGGTTCCCGAAGTGGTGGATGCCGTGGCGCCGACGCCCGTGCTGGCGGCAGGCGGCATCGCCCGCGGCCGGCAGATCGCGGCCGCGCTGGCGCTGGGCGCCGAAGGAGTGTGGTGCGGATCGGTGTGGCTGACCACCGAGGAAGCCGAGACCGCGCCGGTGGTGAAGGACAAATTCCTGGCCGCGAAATCGTCGGACACGGTGCGATCCCGGTCGATGACCGGAAAGCCGGCCCGCATGCTGCGCACCGCCTGGACCGAGGAGTGGGAACGGCCCGACACCCCGGACCCGTTGGGGATGCCGCTGCAGACGGCCCTGATCACCGACTCCCAGGTGCGGATCAACCAAGCCGCCGCCCACCCCGGGGCGAAAGCCCGGGATCTGGCGACCTACTTCGTCGGCCAGGTGGTCGGCTCGCTGGACCGGGTCCGGCCGACGCGTGCGGTGGTGCTCGACATGGTCGAGGAATACATCGACACCATCACCCGCCTGACCGATGTGACATAG
- a CDS encoding Rv1535 family protein: MTAALFDEVVTVTAAPKLHVVRDVPAAPAPKKARRAEEVLAAGGDPLVAGAARLLNIPLRHMYAALWRIGVLEVQA, translated from the coding sequence ATGACCGCTGCCCTGTTTGACGAAGTCGTTACCGTTACCGCTGCGCCCAAGCTGCACGTGGTGCGTGACGTCCCGGCCGCGCCGGCGCCGAAGAAGGCCCGCCGCGCCGAAGAGGTGCTCGCAGCCGGAGGCGACCCGCTGGTGGCCGGCGCCGCACGCCTGCTCAACATCCCGCTGCGGCACATGTACGCCGCGCTGTGGCGCATCGGTGTTCTCGAGGTTCAGGCGTAA
- the ileS gene encoding isoleucine--tRNA ligase → MSDEAELEADRTAYPKLASGAPDFPALELEVLDYWFRDDTFRASIARRDGAREYVFYDGPPFANGLPHYGHLLTGYVKDIVPRYRTMRGDKVERRFGWDTHGLPAELEVERQLGITDKSQIDSMGIAAFNDACRASVLRYTDEWQQYVTRQARWVDFDNDYKTLDPSYMESVIWAFKQLWDKGLAYEGYRVLPYCWRDETPLSNHELRMDDDVYQSRQDPALTVGFPVVGGESENGLAGAFLLIWTTTPWTLPSNLAVAVNPDVTYVQVRAGERRFVLAEARLAAYARELGEEPEVLGTYRGADLLGTRYQPPFAYFMDSPKAFQVLSADFVTTEDGTGLVHMAPAYGEDDMATTDPVGIVPVTPVDAKGRFDATVPDYQGQHVFEANPQIIRDLKNGTGPAAANGAVLLRHETYEHPYPHCWRCRNPLIYRAVSSWFVRVTQFRDRMVELNQQITWYPEHVKDGQFGKWLQGARDWSISRNRYWGTPIPVWKSDDPAYPRIDVYGSLDELERDFGVRPKNLHRPYIDELTRPNPDDPTGNSTMRRISDVLDVWFDSGSMPYAQVHYPFENKEWFDGVQSDDPDKQVDGHYPGDFIVEYIGQTRGWFYTLHVLATALFDRPSFKTCVAHGIVLGSDGQKMSKSLRNYPDVTEVFDRDGSDAMRWFLMASPILRGGNLIVTEQGIRDGVRQVLLPFWNAYSFLALYAPKVGVWRTDSTHVLDRYILAKLAVLRDDLTASLDICDISGACEQLRQFTEALTNWYVRRSRSRFWVEDADAIDTLHTVLEVTARLAAPLLPLITEMIWRGLTGGRSVHLTDWPQAGEVPADAALVAAMDQVRDVCSAASSLRKAKKLRVRLPLLKLTVAVEDPDQLQPFTELIGDELNVKQVELTDAIDTYGRFELTVNARVAGPRLGKDVQAAIKAVKAGEGVVNPDGTLSAGPAVLQPEEYSSRLVAADPEFTAALPGGAGLVVLDGTVTPELEAEGWAKDRIRELQELRKSTGLDVSDRIAVVMSVPGERAAWAATHRDLIAGEILATGFEFGEPTDGTEIGDGVRVSIQRVSA, encoded by the coding sequence GTGAGCGACGAAGCTGAACTCGAAGCCGACCGCACCGCCTATCCGAAGCTGGCCAGCGGGGCGCCCGACTTCCCGGCGCTCGAGCTCGAAGTGCTCGACTACTGGTTCCGCGACGACACCTTCCGGGCCAGCATCGCCCGCCGGGACGGCGCCCGCGAGTACGTCTTCTACGACGGCCCCCCGTTCGCCAACGGCCTGCCGCACTACGGGCACCTGTTGACCGGCTATGTCAAGGACATCGTGCCGCGCTACCGCACCATGCGCGGCGACAAGGTGGAGCGCCGATTCGGTTGGGACACACACGGTTTGCCCGCCGAGCTGGAAGTCGAGCGGCAGCTGGGCATCACCGACAAGTCGCAGATCGACTCGATGGGGATCGCCGCCTTCAACGACGCCTGCCGTGCCTCGGTGCTGCGCTACACCGACGAATGGCAGCAGTACGTCACCCGACAGGCACGCTGGGTGGACTTCGACAATGACTACAAGACACTCGATCCCAGCTATATGGAGTCGGTGATCTGGGCGTTCAAACAGCTGTGGGACAAAGGCCTGGCCTACGAGGGCTACCGGGTGTTGCCGTACTGCTGGCGCGACGAGACCCCGTTGTCCAATCACGAACTGCGGATGGACGACGACGTCTACCAGAGCCGCCAGGACCCGGCCCTCACCGTCGGCTTCCCGGTAGTGGGCGGCGAGTCAGAAAATGGACTGGCTGGTGCCTTCCTTCTCATCTGGACGACGACGCCGTGGACCCTGCCGTCCAACCTCGCGGTCGCGGTCAATCCCGACGTCACCTACGTCCAGGTGCGGGCGGGCGAACGGCGATTCGTGCTGGCCGAGGCCCGGCTGGCCGCGTATGCCCGCGAACTCGGGGAAGAGCCCGAAGTGCTTGGCACCTACCGGGGCGCGGATCTGCTCGGCACCCGCTACCAGCCACCGTTTGCGTACTTCATGGACTCGCCCAAGGCTTTTCAAGTGCTCTCCGCCGACTTCGTCACCACCGAGGACGGCACCGGCCTGGTGCACATGGCGCCGGCCTACGGCGAGGACGACATGGCGACCACCGACCCCGTCGGCATCGTGCCGGTCACCCCGGTGGACGCCAAGGGCCGCTTCGACGCGACGGTCCCGGACTATCAGGGCCAGCACGTCTTTGAGGCCAACCCGCAGATCATCCGCGACCTGAAGAACGGAACCGGTCCCGCCGCGGCCAACGGAGCGGTGTTGCTGCGACACGAGACCTACGAGCACCCGTACCCACACTGCTGGCGCTGCCGCAACCCGTTGATCTACCGCGCGGTGTCGTCGTGGTTCGTGCGGGTGACCCAGTTCCGCGACCGGATGGTGGAACTCAACCAGCAGATCACCTGGTATCCCGAGCACGTCAAGGACGGACAGTTCGGCAAGTGGCTGCAGGGTGCCCGCGACTGGTCCATCTCACGAAACCGCTACTGGGGCACCCCGATCCCGGTGTGGAAGTCCGACGATCCGGCCTACCCCCGCATCGACGTGTACGGCAGCCTCGACGAGCTGGAACGCGACTTCGGGGTCCGGCCGAAGAATCTGCACCGGCCCTACATCGACGAACTCACCCGCCCCAACCCCGACGACCCCACCGGCAACAGCACCATGCGCCGGATCTCCGACGTGCTCGACGTGTGGTTCGATTCGGGCTCAATGCCGTATGCGCAGGTGCACTACCCGTTCGAGAACAAGGAGTGGTTCGACGGGGTCCAGAGCGACGACCCTGACAAGCAGGTCGACGGCCACTACCCGGGTGACTTCATCGTCGAGTACATCGGGCAGACCCGCGGCTGGTTCTACACGTTGCATGTGCTGGCCACCGCGCTGTTCGACCGGCCGTCGTTCAAAACCTGTGTGGCCCACGGGATCGTGCTGGGTTCGGACGGGCAGAAGATGAGCAAGTCACTGCGCAACTACCCGGATGTGACCGAGGTGTTCGACCGCGACGGGTCCGACGCCATGCGGTGGTTCCTGATGGCATCGCCGATCCTGCGCGGCGGCAACCTGATCGTCACCGAACAGGGCATCCGGGACGGAGTCCGGCAGGTGCTGCTGCCGTTCTGGAACGCTTACAGCTTCCTGGCTTTGTACGCACCGAAAGTCGGTGTGTGGCGCACCGATTCGACACACGTGCTGGACCGCTACATCCTGGCCAAACTGGCGGTGCTGCGGGACGACCTGACTGCGTCGCTGGACATCTGTGACATCTCCGGTGCCTGCGAACAGCTGCGCCAGTTCACCGAGGCGCTGACGAACTGGTATGTGCGACGGTCCCGTTCGCGGTTCTGGGTGGAAGACGCGGACGCGATCGACACCCTGCACACGGTGCTGGAGGTGACCGCGCGACTGGCCGCCCCACTGCTGCCGTTGATCACCGAGATGATCTGGCGTGGCCTGACCGGCGGGCGTTCGGTGCACCTGACGGACTGGCCGCAGGCGGGTGAGGTGCCGGCCGATGCCGCACTGGTGGCCGCCATGGACCAGGTGCGCGACGTGTGCTCGGCGGCGTCGTCCCTGCGCAAGGCCAAGAAGTTGCGGGTGCGCTTGCCTCTGCTGAAATTGACTGTGGCAGTTGAGGACCCGGATCAGCTCCAACCGTTCACCGAGTTGATCGGCGACGAACTCAACGTCAAGCAGGTCGAGTTGACCGACGCGATCGACACCTACGGCCGATTCGAGCTCACCGTCAATGCGCGGGTCGCGGGGCCGCGGTTGGGCAAGGACGTGCAGGCGGCCATCAAGGCCGTCAAAGCGGGGGAGGGCGTGGTCAACCCGGACGGAACCCTGTCCGCCGGACCCGCGGTGCTGCAACCGGAGGAGTACAGCTCGCGACTGGTGGCCGCCGACCCGGAGTTCACCGCGGCGTTGCCGGGTGGCGCCGGGCTCGTGGTTCTGGACGGCACCGTGACGCCGGAGCTGGAGGCAGAGGGCTGGGCCAAAGACCGCATCCGGGAACTGCAGGAGCTGCGCAAGTCGACCGGGCTGGACGTCTCCGACCGCATCGCCGTGGTGATGTCGGTGCCCGGCGAGCGTGCCGCGTGGGCGGCGACGCATCGCGACCTCATCGCCGGTGAAATCCTGGCCACCGGTTTCGAATTCGGGGAACCCACCGATGGAACGGAGATCGGTGACGGTGTGCGGGTATCCATCCAACGCGTATCGGCTTAG
- a CDS encoding peptidoglycan DD-metalloendopeptidase family protein: protein MRVLGMFRVHNGADILPRVLDSLSGWCDDIYAIDDRSTDNSADILAQHPAVTNVVRARPDLPQTPWLIPEPPGLELLYRMADFCRPDWIAMIDSDQVVETDVDVRGMLADIPADVAALMCPMIPTWHDPEFPEMIPVMGPAESVRGPFWRWHPGLRAGTRMIHNPHWPANITEHGRIGMVYDVRLVHHGWSTLAERVAKVDHYRRIDPDCRLNYGVPYDRALLFGYARDEVDLLEADYRRRVQGDFDPAEVGACLPIEREHLAIGAGYGPRAGAFHPGIDLAAAPGTAIHAVSSGTVSCTADLDDDGLRRVVVSNVGVDMVYVFRPDREHRVGDDIAAGTQIGVVGPEAESADGYLHFEVHADGRHTSPLRYLGNLGLLPWPPRGRPRPVSGTYPAVTPCSITIPV from the coding sequence ATGCGGGTGCTGGGAATGTTCCGCGTGCACAACGGTGCGGACATCCTGCCTCGGGTCCTGGATTCGTTGTCCGGTTGGTGTGACGACATCTACGCGATCGACGACCGCAGCACCGACAACTCCGCCGACATTCTGGCGCAGCACCCGGCGGTGACCAACGTCGTTCGCGCCCGGCCGGATCTGCCGCAGACGCCGTGGCTGATCCCGGAACCGCCGGGGCTGGAATTGCTCTACCGCATGGCCGATTTCTGCCGGCCCGACTGGATCGCGATGATCGACTCCGACCAGGTGGTCGAGACCGACGTCGACGTGCGCGGCATGCTGGCCGATATTCCGGCCGACGTGGCGGCGCTGATGTGCCCGATGATCCCGACGTGGCATGACCCGGAGTTTCCCGAGATGATCCCGGTCATGGGGCCGGCGGAATCGGTACGCGGACCGTTCTGGCGCTGGCATCCGGGCCTGCGGGCCGGGACACGGATGATCCACAACCCGCACTGGCCGGCCAACATCACCGAGCACGGTCGCATCGGAATGGTTTACGACGTTCGCCTGGTGCACCACGGTTGGTCCACGCTGGCCGAACGAGTCGCCAAGGTCGATCACTACCGCAGAATCGACCCGGACTGCCGGCTCAACTACGGCGTCCCGTACGACCGCGCGCTGTTGTTCGGTTACGCCCGCGACGAGGTCGACCTGCTCGAGGCCGACTACCGCAGGCGTGTCCAGGGCGATTTCGATCCGGCCGAAGTGGGTGCGTGCCTGCCGATCGAGCGCGAGCACCTCGCAATCGGAGCCGGCTACGGTCCGCGCGCGGGCGCTTTCCACCCCGGTATCGACCTCGCCGCCGCCCCGGGCACCGCCATCCACGCTGTGTCATCCGGGACCGTCAGTTGCACAGCCGATCTCGACGACGACGGGTTGCGGCGGGTGGTGGTGTCCAACGTCGGCGTCGACATGGTGTACGTGTTCCGGCCCGACCGTGAGCACCGGGTGGGCGACGACATCGCCGCGGGCACGCAGATCGGCGTCGTCGGCCCGGAAGCCGAATCGGCCGACGGCTACCTGCATTTCGAGGTTCATGCCGACGGCAGACATACCAGCCCGCTGCGGTACCTGGGCAACCTGGGCCTGCTGCCGTGGCCGCCGCGAGGGCGGCCCCGGCCGGTGTCGGGTACATATCCGGCGGTGACGCCGTGCAGTATCACCATTCCTGTGTGA
- a CDS encoding NAD-dependent epimerase/dehydratase family protein produces MRILVTGGAGFQGSHLAEALLATGHHVTVLNTLSSAAKRNTRRLRADERADVVFGSVTDAELTAKTVPEHDVVFHLAANVNVDKSLSDPKSFLDTNVMGTYNILEAARRSGSRVIYASTCEVYGDGQNLGEDEVLDETAELMPNSPYGASKAAADRLCYSYFRSYDLDVSVVRPFNIFGERQKSGAFGALIPILVRQAMAGEDLTVFGEGTATRDYLHVSDVVRAYLLVLENSGLKGRAINFASGINTSVRDIAEHIAGKFGVRVVKRPARPGEVARYPANIELARSIGFAPQVEIWAGIDRYVDWAMNESDSEIQLAAT; encoded by the coding sequence GTGAGGATTCTCGTCACTGGGGGAGCTGGTTTCCAGGGAAGCCACCTTGCCGAGGCGCTGCTCGCCACGGGGCATCACGTGACCGTTCTGAATACCCTGTCGAGTGCCGCCAAGAGGAACACCCGTCGATTGCGGGCCGACGAGCGGGCCGACGTGGTGTTCGGCTCGGTGACCGACGCCGAACTGACCGCCAAGACGGTGCCGGAGCACGACGTCGTCTTCCACTTGGCCGCGAACGTCAACGTCGACAAGTCACTCAGCGATCCGAAAAGCTTTCTGGACACGAACGTGATGGGCACCTACAACATCCTCGAGGCGGCCCGCCGCAGCGGATCGCGCGTCATCTACGCCTCGACCTGCGAGGTGTACGGCGACGGCCAGAACCTCGGCGAGGACGAAGTTCTCGACGAGACCGCGGAGCTGATGCCGAACAGCCCCTATGGCGCGTCGAAAGCCGCCGCCGACCGGCTGTGTTACTCCTATTTCCGTTCCTATGACCTGGATGTCAGCGTGGTCCGGCCGTTCAACATCTTCGGCGAGCGGCAGAAGAGCGGCGCATTCGGCGCGTTGATCCCGATACTCGTACGCCAGGCGATGGCAGGTGAGGATCTCACCGTCTTCGGTGAAGGAACGGCGACGCGCGACTACCTCCACGTCAGCGACGTGGTGCGGGCCTACCTGCTGGTACTGGAAAACTCGGGACTCAAGGGCCGCGCGATCAATTTCGCCAGCGGCATCAACACCAGCGTGCGCGACATCGCCGAGCACATCGCAGGCAAGTTCGGCGTGCGCGTCGTCAAACGACCCGCGCGGCCCGGGGAGGTCGCGCGCTATCCGGCGAACATCGAGTTGGCGCGCAGCATCGGCTTTGCGCCGCAGGTCGAAATCTGGGCGGGTATCGACCGCTACGTGGACTGGGCAATGAACGAGTCTGACAGCGAGATTCAGCTAGCCGCGACCTGA
- a CDS encoding PE domain-containing protein, which yields MVSVFVAPEWVENAAQELSGLRSAIAQASESVAGSTTAIAPAAADEVSSAIAAMFGDLGREFQALSARTQAFHAEFVRTLNSSVGAYLGAEIANAERVFAGITPSLAVAPAASILDSLPGLGNLGGLLGGFGGILNGVGVLPSLQSLLPGIVGAAPGPTPPSLAAITGPYERLVSNTITNLQSLGNGLAANPFPFLRQFITNQSNYGHIISAAFTSAGEHLNSGAPATQILADLAPIASIPGRIGQNAVNVLATLTDFSYSFGVNFADPLQIGSAFFGLPIALGIDAIGSPITTANAITSVGAAFSHAVQSGDGFGAAVAVLTAPAVVTDGFLNGQYTWGVTLPGVPLPVLGGLPALTVPLHASIPFGGILTPLSTVTVNVDPLPGNPVVSVPMGGTPTGGILPGLLLYAPQQLAQAIGAPPLPSPLLPLPQITVPGLPSLGSLLPGLNLPSLPGLTGSPLPPLLGGLL from the coding sequence ATGGTGTCCGTATTTGTCGCTCCTGAATGGGTCGAAAATGCAGCCCAGGAATTGTCCGGACTTCGATCGGCGATTGCGCAGGCTTCGGAATCCGTCGCTGGTTCCACCACCGCCATCGCCCCGGCGGCCGCGGACGAGGTCTCCTCCGCGATAGCCGCGATGTTCGGTGACCTCGGCCGAGAATTTCAGGCACTGAGCGCACGGACGCAGGCCTTCCACGCCGAGTTCGTCAGGACGCTGAACTCAAGCGTCGGCGCGTATCTCGGCGCCGAGATCGCGAACGCTGAAAGGGTTTTCGCCGGTATCACGCCCTCGCTGGCGGTCGCCCCGGCGGCCTCGATCCTGGACAGTCTCCCCGGACTCGGGAACCTCGGCGGATTGCTGGGCGGCTTCGGCGGCATCTTGAACGGCGTGGGAGTTTTGCCGTCCTTGCAATCTTTATTGCCCGGCATAGTCGGCGCGGCGCCCGGGCCCACACCCCCAAGTCTGGCCGCCATCACCGGGCCCTACGAAAGGTTGGTATCCAACACCATCACCAACCTGCAGAGCCTCGGCAATGGTCTGGCCGCGAACCCGTTTCCGTTCCTCCGGCAGTTCATTACCAACCAGTCGAACTACGGCCACATCATCTCTGCGGCATTCACCAGTGCGGGCGAACACTTGAACAGCGGAGCCCCCGCAACTCAGATCCTGGCCGACCTGGCCCCGATCGCGTCGATACCGGGTCGGATCGGTCAGAACGCGGTGAATGTGCTGGCCACCCTCACCGATTTCTCGTACTCATTCGGCGTGAATTTCGCCGACCCGCTGCAAATCGGGTCCGCTTTCTTCGGGCTGCCGATAGCGCTCGGCATCGACGCCATCGGTTCGCCCATCACGACGGCGAACGCGATAACCTCCGTCGGCGCGGCCTTCAGCCATGCGGTGCAGAGCGGCGACGGGTTCGGGGCCGCGGTCGCGGTGCTCACCGCTCCCGCCGTCGTCACAGACGGCTTTCTCAACGGCCAGTACACCTGGGGAGTAACGCTGCCGGGGGTGCCCCTGCCCGTGCTCGGCGGACTGCCTGCCCTCACCGTGCCGCTGCACGCCAGCATTCCGTTCGGAGGGATCCTCACTCCCCTGTCGACAGTCACGGTGAACGTCGATCCGCTACCGGGGAACCCCGTCGTCAGCGTCCCGATGGGCGGCACGCCCACCGGCGGGATTCTGCCCGGGCTACTGCTCTACGCGCCGCAGCAACTCGCCCAGGCGATCGGCGCCCCGCCGCTCCCCAGCCCGCTTCTTCCGTTGCCGCAGATCACCGTGCCGGGTCTGCCGTCGCTGGGATCGCTGTTACCGGGACTCAACCTCCCGTCCCTGCCCGGGCTGACGGGTTCACCACTTCCGCCACTGCTGGGCGGCTTGCTTTAA